A genomic window from Lotus japonicus ecotype B-129 chromosome 1, LjGifu_v1.2 includes:
- the LOC130737242 gene encoding F-box/FBD/LRR-repeat protein At3g52680-like, which translates to MDDDTISSLPDAILCRILSFLPTKQAVATSVLSKRWIPLWRSVSTLDFDDTCYVSIDDFTGDYFHTSRASYSRFLQCVYAALLYRDLRQPIHTFRLHCASFDYYDPTNVTIWVNAAVQRRVQHLDISLGFRPCDINRRPTNLSSIFTCTTLVVLKLRQMDFIPFSSDVHLPSLKVLHLQDLIFLERESLAKLLSGSPNLQDFKARGLRFDNYNTDREFKTLPKLLRADISATQTCFLFTEVVNNVQFLHLDKIPSRLLLEPQWIDLDYSYIFPMFHNLTHVELVYQPYNSDWSQVVEFLHHCPKLQVLLINQPNFHSFDSEQIGKIGDWQFPSTIPECILLHLRRCYLNDYRGTKPEFQFAKYIMQKARFLKSMAISTGIAKNLKSKMLKELSSCKRHSATCRLSFK; encoded by the exons ATGGACGATGATACGATTAGCAGCTTACCGGACGCGATCCTGTGCCGCATACTCTCTTTTCTCCCAACCAAACAAGCCGTTGCAACCAGCGTTCTCTCCAAGCGGTGGATCCCACTATGGCGTTCAGTCTCTACTCTCGACTTTGATGACACCTGCTACGTCAGCATCGACGACTTTACTGGCGACTACTTCCACACAAGCAGAGCCTCTTATTCTCGCTTTCTTCAGTGCGTGTATGCTGCCCTGCTCTATCGAGATCTCCGGCAACCCATCCATACATTCCGCCTTCACTGCGCTTCTTTTGATTATTACGATCCTACCAATGTAACCATATGGGTTAATGCTGCAGTCCAGCGCAGAGTTCAGCATCTCGATATCTCCTTAGGCTTTCGTCCGTGTGATATTAACAGACGACCCACCAACTTGTCTTCCATCTTCACTTGCACCACTCTTGTGGTTCTCAAGTTGCGCCAGATGGATTTCATTCCGTTTTCGTCGGATGTTCATTTGCCCTCACTCAAAGTCCTGCATCTACAAGATTTGATTTTCTTAGAACGCGAATCTCTCGCAAAGCTTCTTTCTGGATCTCCAAATCTCCAGGATTTCAAGGCAAGGGGATTGCGTTTTGATAATTATAACACTGATAGAGAGTTTAAAACCTTACCCAAGTTGCTCAGAGCAGATATTTCAGCCACTCAGACTTGTTTTTTGTTCACAGAAGTCGTTAACAATGTCCAGTTTTTGCACTTAGACAAG ATTCCTTCTAGACTCTTACTCGAGCCTCAATGGATTGACTTGGACTACAGCTACATTTTCCCCATGTTTCACAATTTAACACATGTTGAGCTTGTCTATCAACCCTATAATTCTGATTGGTCTCAGGTAGTGGAATTCCTCCATCATTGCCCTAAGCTTCAAGTTCTCCTCATAAACCAG CCAAATTTTCATAGCTTTGACTCTGAGCAAATTGGAAAAATAGGAGATTGGCAATTCCCATCAACCATTCCTGAATGCATTCTATTACACCTTAGAAGATGCTATCTAAATGATTATAGAGGCACCAAACCGGAGTTTCAATTTGCAAAATATATTATGCAGAAAGCAAGATTTTTAAAGAGCATGGCCATATCCACTGGCATTGCCAAAAATCTAAAGTCTAAGATGTTGAAAGAATTATCCTCATGCAAGAGGCACTCCGCAACTTGTAGACTTTCCTTTAAATGA